Proteins encoded together in one Canis aureus isolate CA01 chromosome 21, VMU_Caureus_v.1.0, whole genome shotgun sequence window:
- the LOC144293305 gene encoding olfactory receptor 4P4 has protein sequence MDQSNNVTVFILLGLSKNKNIEILCFVLFLFCYLAIWIGNLLIMISIMCSQLIEQPMYFFLNYLSVSDLCYTSTVTPKLMTDLLAERKTISYSNCMTQLFTTHLFGGIEIFILTGMAYDRYVAICKPLHYTIIMSRQRCNAIIAACCTGAFIHSTSQFLLTIFLPFCGPNEIDHYFCDVYPLLKLACSNTHAIGLLVIANSGLIALVTFAVLTLSYCFILCSIRAYSAQSRSKALATCTSHLTVVVLFFAPALFIYLRPATTFPEDKVLALFYTIIAPMFNPLIYTLRNTEMKNALRKVWCHHALLEGK, from the coding sequence ATGGATCAAAGCAATAACGTCACTGTATTCATTCTCTTGGGACTTTCCAAAAACAAGAACATTGAAATcctttgttttgtattatttttattctgctaCCTTGCTATTTGGATAGGAAACCTGCTTATAATGATTTCTATCATGTGCAGTCAGCTAATTGAGCAAcccatgtatttcttccttaattACCTCTCCGTCTCCGACCTTTGTTACACATCCACTGTGACACCCAAGCTAATGACTGACTTATTGGCAGAAAGGAAGACCATTTCCTACAGTAACTGCATGACACAACTCTTTACCACACATTTATTTGGAGGCATCGAGATCTTCATTCTCACAgggatggcctatgaccgctatgtggccatctgcaaaccccTGCACTACACCATCATCATGAGCAGACAGAGATGTAATGCAATCATCGCAGCCTGCTGTACGGGGGCGTTTATACATTCCACCAGTCAGTTCCTTCTCACCATCTTCCTGCCGTTCTGTGGCCCCAATGAGATAGATCACTACTTCTGTGATGTGTATCCTTTACTGAAGCTGGCCTGTTCTAATACACACGCCATAGGTCTCTTAGTCATTGCTAATTCAGGCCTAATTGCTTTGGTGACCTTTGCTGTGCTGACGCTGTCTTATTGTTTTATACTGTGCAGCATCAGGGCATATTCTGCACAGAGTCGCAGCAAAGCTCTTGCCACCTGCACTTCTCACCTCACAGTCGTGGTTCTATTTTTTGCACCTGCACTGTTCATTTACCTTCGCCCAGCCACAACTTTCCCAGAAGACAAAGTGTTGGCTCTTTTCTACACCATCATTGCCCCCATGTTCAATCCTCTGATCTACACGCTGAGAAACACGGAGATGAAGAATGCCTTGAGGAAAGTGTGGTGTCATCATGCACTCCTAGAAGGAAAGTAA